One part of the Moraxella sp. FZFQ2102 genome encodes these proteins:
- a CDS encoding MFS transporter — MTTIRLNELIDSQPLGRYQKIIISLCMALMILDGYDIQAMAYAAPLIMESWQVDKALLGVVFSAALGGLFVGSLLLSSLSDRYGRRPILLVSTFAFAVLMLLTPLAKNLEQLAMIRFVTGIFLGGIMPNAMAYSSDIVPKRQQVFIMTMISAGFTLGAILGGFVATALKPFGWEAIFYFGGIMPLILFVFMYFWIPESQKFLVARSRHPKKVLESLRKFYPSLGLNDDVKIELEDKTTHKTSPLDLFKQGRAFFTSTMWIITVLNMISLYFLSSWLPALGKESGLSINQALMLGTVLQLGALIGSLSQGAIIHKFGFYKVLMPVFVLAIVTVGYIGYSVHSVALLFVVVFLAGFAVIGGQPTLNALSASHYPVLLRSTGVGWSIGIGRLGSVIGPVLGGSLAASMNIGPLFLIAAIPSVLVLVMLFVQARGNTGSAV; from the coding sequence ATGACTACCATTCGATTGAACGAGCTGATCGACAGCCAACCACTGGGCCGCTACCAAAAAATCATCATCTCACTGTGCATGGCGCTGATGATCTTGGATGGATATGACATCCAAGCGATGGCGTATGCCGCGCCTTTGATCATGGAGAGCTGGCAAGTGGATAAGGCATTGCTTGGCGTGGTGTTCAGCGCGGCATTGGGTGGTCTGTTCGTTGGCTCACTGCTATTAAGTAGCTTATCGGATCGCTATGGTCGCCGTCCGATTTTATTGGTTTCGACTTTTGCTTTTGCGGTGCTGATGCTATTGACACCCCTTGCCAAGAACCTTGAGCAGCTTGCGATGATTCGCTTTGTGACGGGGATATTTTTGGGCGGCATCATGCCTAATGCCATGGCGTACAGCTCGGATATCGTACCCAAGCGTCAGCAGGTGTTCATCATGACGATGATCTCGGCAGGCTTTACGCTTGGGGCGATTTTGGGCGGCTTTGTGGCGACTGCGCTCAAGCCCTTTGGTTGGGAAGCGATCTTTTATTTCGGTGGTATTATGCCATTGATTTTATTCGTGTTTATGTATTTTTGGATTCCTGAGTCCCAAAAATTCTTGGTCGCACGCTCGCGCCACCCCAAAAAAGTACTAGAATCGCTGCGCAAGTTTTATCCATCGCTTGGCTTAAATGATGATGTCAAAATCGAGCTAGAAGACAAAACCACGCATAAGACATCGCCACTGGATCTGTTCAAACAAGGTCGTGCATTTTTCACCAGTACCATGTGGATCATCACGGTGCTAAATATGATCAGCTTGTATTTCTTGTCAAGTTGGCTGCCTGCCTTGGGCAAAGAATCAGGCTTGTCAATCAATCAAGCCTTGATGCTAGGTACAGTGCTGCAGCTGGGCGCGCTGATCGGCAGTCTGTCACAGGGCGCGATCATTCATAAATTTGGCTTTTATAAAGTCTTAATGCCAGTGTTCGTACTTGCGATCGTTACGGTCGGTTACATCGGCTACAGCGTGCATAGCGTGGCACTGCTGTTCGTTGTGGTGTTCTTGGCGGGCTTTGCGGTCATTGGTGGTCAGCCGACGCTCAATGCGTTATCAGCAAGCCACTATCCTGTGCTGCTTCGTAGTACAGGTGTGGGCTGGAGCATTGGCATTGGTCGCTTGGGTTCGGTGATTGGTCCTGTGTTGGGCGGTAGTCTGGCAGCGAGTATGAACATCGGGCCGCTGTTTTTGATCGCGGCGATTCCATCGGTATTGGTGCTAGTGATGCTGTTCGTCCAAGCGCGTGGCAACACAGGTTCAGCTGTA